A portion of the Armatimonadota bacterium genome contains these proteins:
- a CDS encoding class I SAM-dependent methyltransferase: protein MADGGAGRQRGNRQRLLLRAAMNPQASTAEELNLRLMAKARRYHGWIYDMMKDHIRGDRLLEIGAGVGNLTRLLIQRGGHLTCTDVNPRNLEELAVAFPGVHIVLDDLAETRLEETYDTIACVNVLEHIADDVRALRNLRRLMAADGRLVLLVPAVPGAYGTIDRADGHHRRYSRGELRTKLAETGFETIDLRYMNAPGLLGWWWEGRVLKRDLHSSQALTLLDRLVPLLMAIERVMPPPIGLSLVAAARPAGSGAHDASGVSRGG from the coding sequence ATGGCTGATGGCGGAGCCGGACGGCAACGTGGAAATCGACAACGCCTACTTCTACGAGCTGCGATGAACCCGCAGGCTTCCACCGCAGAAGAACTGAACCTCCGCCTGATGGCGAAGGCCCGGCGGTATCATGGGTGGATCTACGACATGATGAAGGACCACATCCGCGGTGACCGGCTGCTGGAGATCGGAGCAGGGGTCGGAAACCTCACGCGACTCCTGATCCAGCGTGGGGGCCACCTGACATGTACCGATGTCAACCCTCGAAATCTCGAGGAACTCGCCGTCGCCTTCCCCGGCGTGCATATCGTTCTTGACGATCTCGCGGAGACGCGCCTGGAGGAGACATATGACACCATTGCATGCGTCAACGTCCTGGAGCACATCGCCGACGATGTTCGCGCGCTCCGGAATCTCCGTCGGCTCATGGCCGCCGACGGCCGGCTGGTGCTTCTGGTGCCGGCGGTGCCCGGCGCGTACGGGACCATCGACAGGGCCGACGGCCATCACCGCCGGTACTCCCGAGGCGAGTTGCGAACCAAGCTCGCCGAGACGGGGTTCGAAACCATTGACCTGCGGTACATGAACGCGCCAGGGCTCCTGGGGTGGTGGTGGGAGGGGCGCGTGCTCAAGAGGGATCTCCACAGTTCCCAGGCGCTCACGCTGCTTGACCGGCTGGTGCCACTCTTGATGGCCATCGAGCGAGTCATGCCGCCGCCTATCGGGCTATCCCTCGTCGCCGCAGCCAGACCTGCCGGGTCGGGCGCCCACGATGCCTCCGGAGTCTCACGCGGAGGGTAG
- a CDS encoding glycosyltransferase family 2 protein — protein MGTDRTPRIDLVIPVYNEEAKIAACVGTLVPFLEERYRGTYRVVVADNGSTDRTAEVAEGLSARWPQVRCLRIPEKGRGRALRAAWLASAARVVAYMDVDLSTDLAALPPLVEPLLEGRAHVATGTRLHPASRIERSLLREVLSRGYNLMIRLLFPRRRFSDAQCGFKALSRQVAQQLVPLVQDNAWFFDTELLLRAEQFGYRIHEVPVVWVEGRDSRVRIARTAWEDVKGLLRVRFTRADRGARQRRL, from the coding sequence GTGGGCACAGATAGAACTCCGCGCATAGACCTTGTCATCCCGGTCTACAACGAAGAGGCCAAGATCGCTGCCTGCGTGGGCACGCTGGTTCCTTTCCTGGAAGAGCGCTACCGTGGCACCTATCGAGTGGTCGTGGCCGACAACGGCTCCACAGACCGGACCGCGGAGGTCGCCGAGGGCCTCTCAGCGCGGTGGCCCCAGGTGCGGTGCCTTCGCATCCCGGAGAAGGGGCGCGGCCGCGCGTTGCGGGCGGCATGGCTGGCATCCGCCGCGCGGGTCGTGGCCTATATGGATGTGGACCTGTCCACCGACCTGGCCGCGCTCCCGCCCCTCGTCGAGCCGCTGCTGGAGGGCCGCGCCCACGTGGCCACGGGCACCCGCCTGCACCCGGCGAGCCGGATCGAAAGGAGCCTGCTGCGCGAAGTGCTCTCTCGCGGCTACAACCTGATGATCCGCCTGCTGTTCCCGCGGCGGCGGTTCTCCGACGCGCAGTGCGGGTTCAAGGCGCTCAGCCGGCAGGTGGCGCAGCAACTTGTGCCACTGGTCCAGGACAACGCCTGGTTCTTCGACACCGAGCTGCTCCTGCGCGCGGAGCAGTTCGGCTACCGCATCCACGAGGTACCGGTGGTCTGGGTCGAGGGACGGGACAGCCGGGTCCGGATCGCGCGCACGGCCTGGGAGGACGTCAAGGGGCTGCTGCGCGTGCGGTTCACCCGGGCAGACCGCGGGGCGCGTCAACGCCGACTGTGA
- a CDS encoding sulfite exporter TauE/SafE family protein, which translates to MEQIAAYIVVGFIAQMIGGTLGMAYGVTATSFLLTLGMPPVAASASVHAAEVVTTGLSGLSHAGFGNVDGYLVKRLVIPGVIGAVSGAYILASVPGMTIKPFVAAYLLVMGLVILSKALRRAVQGEVRTRLVPLGLVGGFLDAIGGGGWGPIVTSTLVARGNSPRFTIGSVNFVEFFVALSASATFVLTVGLSYWHAIVGLAIGGAVAAPIAAYTCKRAPTRVLMLLVGVLIIGLSIRTLSQVLR; encoded by the coding sequence CTGGAGCAGATCGCCGCATACATAGTCGTCGGATTCATCGCCCAGATGATCGGTGGCACCCTGGGAATGGCCTATGGCGTCACCGCGACCTCTTTCTTGCTCACGCTTGGCATGCCGCCGGTGGCCGCGAGCGCAAGCGTTCACGCGGCCGAAGTGGTCACCACCGGGCTCTCCGGACTCTCCCACGCGGGCTTCGGTAACGTTGATGGCTACCTTGTCAAGCGGCTCGTGATCCCCGGTGTGATTGGGGCGGTATCTGGCGCGTACATCCTCGCCTCGGTCCCGGGAATGACGATCAAGCCCTTCGTGGCTGCCTACTTGCTCGTGATGGGCCTAGTGATCCTCTCGAAGGCCCTGAGGAGGGCGGTTCAGGGCGAGGTGCGCACGCGCCTCGTTCCCCTGGGCCTGGTCGGAGGATTCCTGGACGCGATAGGCGGAGGGGGCTGGGGGCCAATCGTCACGTCCACGCTCGTCGCACGAGGCAACAGCCCCCGATTCACGATCGGGTCGGTCAACTTTGTGGAGTTCTTCGTGGCGCTGTCGGCATCCGCGACCTTCGTCCTCACCGTTGGCCTGTCGTACTGGCATGCTATCGTAGGGCTCGCCATCGGAGGAGCCGTGGCCGCGCCAATCGCCGCCTACACGTGCAAGAGAGCGCCCACCAGGGTGCTGATGCTGCTGGTTGGAGTCCTGATCATTGGCCTGAGCATCAGGACACTCAGTCAAGTCCTGAGGTAG
- a CDS encoding CopG family transcriptional regulator: MSRAPKREPVGCKTMRARTMIYLEQDHHRALRTEAAREGISMAELLRRLIGRHLSDRSGSGHVPAEAYLRLVGLGRSGRSDISERHDAYLAGALRRERAR; the protein is encoded by the coding sequence ATGAGCCGGGCTCCCAAACGCGAGCCGGTGGGGTGCAAGACCATGCGAGCGCGGACGATGATCTACCTGGAACAGGACCATCATCGGGCCCTTCGCACCGAGGCCGCCCGAGAAGGGATATCCATGGCCGAGCTTCTGCGGCGTCTGATAGGGCGGCACCTCTCGGACCGCAGTGGCTCAGGGCATGTGCCAGCCGAGGCGTATCTGAGACTCGTGGGGCTCGGGAGGAGCGGGCGCTCCGACATCTCTGAACGCCATGACGCCTATCTGGCCGGGGCGCTCCGCCGTGAGCGTGCTCGTTGA
- a CDS encoding PIN domain-containing protein, protein MTPIWPGRSAVSVLVDTGAWYALADASDRHHREARAFYVRHAGKTPLLTTDLVIAETWALLTAHLGRRAALAFWGTLRETRIAVLTPEPVDLEAAWHIAHAYPDQAFSFVDCATFAMMERLGINDVFAFDADFLVYRFGPGRRRGFRRLPR, encoded by the coding sequence ATGACGCCTATCTGGCCGGGGCGCTCCGCCGTGAGCGTGCTCGTTGATACCGGCGCCTGGTATGCCCTGGCAGACGCGTCAGACCGCCACCACCGCGAGGCCCGCGCGTTCTACGTCCGGCACGCCGGTAAGACACCCCTCCTGACAACCGATCTCGTCATCGCCGAGACATGGGCGCTGCTTACCGCTCATCTCGGGCGTCGGGCCGCGCTTGCATTCTGGGGAACCCTGCGCGAGACAAGGATCGCGGTGCTCACGCCAGAGCCGGTTGACCTGGAGGCGGCCTGGCACATCGCGCACGCCTATCCTGATCAGGCCTTCAGCTTCGTGGACTGCGCGACCTTCGCCATGATGGAACGCCTGGGGATCAACGATGTCTTCGCCTTCGATGCGGACTTCCTCGTGTACAGGTTCGGTCCGGGGCGCCGCAGGGGGTTCCGCCGGCTCCCACGCTGA
- a CDS encoding DUF3800 domain-containing protein: MYLLYVDESGNPDNPQDRHFVLGGAAVFERQTLFLAQDLDETQRRHFPGLQPVVFHAADIRAGSGFWRAVPQTTRQAVLQDIGNVIAGAKRPGLVLFGAAIEKTETSS, from the coding sequence GTGTACCTCCTCTACGTGGACGAGTCAGGGAACCCTGACAATCCGCAGGACAGGCACTTCGTGCTGGGAGGTGCAGCCGTCTTCGAGCGTCAGACCCTCTTCCTCGCCCAGGATCTTGACGAGACTCAGAGGCGGCATTTCCCCGGTCTGCAGCCCGTGGTGTTCCATGCAGCCGACATTCGCGCGGGGAGCGGGTTCTGGCGGGCGGTGCCCCAGACCACAAGGCAGGCCGTGCTTCAAGACATCGGCAACGTCATAGCAGGAGCGAAGCGGCCGGGTCTGGTTCTGTTCGGAGCAGCCATCGAGAAGACCGAGACATCTTCTTGA
- the rplM gene encoding 50S ribosomal protein L13 — translation MKTVIPTAAEIDRRWHLIDADGRVLGRLATRIAALLRGKHKPTFTPHIDVGDFVVVINAGGVRLTGRKLQQKRQYRHSGYPGGLKEITYEVLMKTRPERAITEAVRGMLPKTRQGRQLIKKLKVYRGAAHRQQAQKPAPLAW, via the coding sequence ATGAAGACCGTCATTCCGACCGCCGCTGAGATCGACCGCCGCTGGCACCTGATAGACGCCGATGGCAGGGTGCTGGGCCGGCTGGCCACGCGCATCGCTGCGCTGCTGCGCGGGAAGCACAAGCCCACGTTCACGCCGCATATTGACGTCGGCGACTTCGTCGTGGTCATCAACGCCGGCGGCGTACGGCTGACCGGGCGCAAGCTGCAGCAGAAGCGCCAGTACCGGCACTCCGGCTACCCGGGCGGCCTCAAGGAGATCACCTACGAGGTACTGATGAAGACGCGTCCCGAGCGGGCGATCACCGAGGCGGTCCGCGGGATGCTGCCCAAGACCCGGCAGGGGCGCCAGCTCATCAAGAAGCTCAAGGTCTACCGGGGCGCGGCGCACCGGCAGCAGGCCCAGAAGCCGGCGCCGCTGGCCTGGTAG
- the rpsI gene encoding 30S ribosomal protein S9, which produces MTSGSRKAAVARVRLVPGAGRVTINGKELNAYFPTSPLQVMVRQPLLTTKADDRFDVIANVSGGGFSGQAGAVRHGIARALLEADETLRPAMRQAGLLTRDPREKERKKYGLKRARKAGQYSKR; this is translated from the coding sequence ATGACGTCAGGCAGCCGCAAAGCGGCGGTCGCACGGGTACGACTGGTCCCTGGCGCAGGCAGGGTCACGATCAACGGCAAGGAGCTGAATGCCTACTTCCCGACCTCGCCGCTGCAGGTGATGGTCCGCCAGCCGCTGTTGACGACGAAGGCCGATGACCGCTTCGACGTGATAGCGAACGTCTCCGGTGGCGGTTTCTCCGGGCAGGCCGGGGCCGTACGCCACGGCATAGCAAGGGCACTGCTGGAGGCCGACGAGACGCTGCGCCCGGCGATGCGCCAGGCAGGGTTGCTGACGCGGGATCCGCGCGAGAAGGAACGGAAGAAGTACGGACTCAAGCGCGCGCGCAAGGCCGGTCAGTACAGCAAGCGCTAG
- a CDS encoding TIGR00159 family protein: protein MPIRALDLLDIAIVTALIYQVLWLVRGTRAVQLSTGLAVLFVVYTASRILKLNTLQWVLSYLGLVIPIAVLVIFQPELRRMLEQLGRGGMFVSGSGQGLGREEMIRLVNDVARACRVLATRKTGALIVLERRTGLSDVIESGVKVDGLASVQLLITTFFHNTPLHDGAVVIRGNRLMAAGCLLPLSESPLLSRTLGTRHRAAVGISEVTDAVAVVVSEETGSISLARDGVLRRGLSEEELKVALLGLLAHGGPRGPALWPWRRAQANS, encoded by the coding sequence ATGCCGATACGAGCCCTGGACCTCCTGGACATCGCCATCGTGACGGCGTTGATCTATCAGGTCCTGTGGCTCGTGCGCGGGACGCGGGCGGTGCAGCTCTCGACCGGGCTGGCGGTGCTCTTCGTGGTCTACACCGCCAGCCGGATCCTCAAGCTGAACACGCTACAGTGGGTGCTCTCCTACCTGGGCTTGGTCATCCCGATCGCCGTCCTCGTGATCTTCCAACCGGAGTTGCGGCGCATGCTAGAGCAGCTCGGCCGCGGCGGGATGTTTGTTTCGGGGTCGGGCCAGGGGTTGGGACGCGAGGAGATGATCCGGCTCGTGAACGACGTTGCCAGGGCGTGTCGCGTCCTGGCGACCCGCAAGACCGGCGCCCTGATCGTGTTGGAGCGGCGCACCGGGCTCAGCGACGTCATAGAGTCGGGCGTCAAGGTTGACGGGCTGGCGTCGGTGCAGTTGTTGATCACGACGTTCTTTCACAACACGCCGCTGCACGACGGGGCCGTCGTGATCCGAGGTAACCGGCTGATGGCGGCCGGCTGCCTGCTCCCCCTCAGCGAGAGCCCGCTCCTCAGCCGGACCCTGGGCACAAGGCACCGCGCTGCGGTGGGGATCAGCGAGGTCACCGATGCCGTGGCGGTGGTTGTTTCCGAGGAGACCGGCTCTATCTCCCTGGCGCGCGACGGCGTCTTGAGGCGCGGGCTGTCCGAAGAGGAGTTGAAGGTGGCGCTCCTGGGGTTGCTGGCCCACGGCGGACCCCGCGGGCCAGCCCTGTGGCCGTGGCGCAGGGCCCAGGCGAACTCATGA
- the glmM gene encoding phosphoglucosamine mutase, translating into MRRLFGTDGIRGVANADLTPELAFRVGRAAGAELGGAAATFILGRDTRLSGPMLEAALAAGLCSVGVHVWLGGILTTPAVAYLARDLGAACGVVISASHNPVEDNGIKLFGGDGFKLPDALEAAIEGLLDRDDLPRPTGTAMGTIETIPDGVDRYLRHLAGLSAGGLDGMKIVVDCAFGAAVRVAPRLWEMLGAEVVTLHGEPDGSRINVACGSTDLGPLRQAVLAHGADVGFAHDGDADRVLAVDELGEEVDGDALMGICALDRHRLGNLAGGIVVATVMSNLGLEQRLAQEGIRLERAPVGDRYVLERMLETGATLGGEQSGHLIFLDQATTGDGLVTAIALTNVMSATGRRLSELRAGIPRLPQVLVNVRVRARNGPIDAPEVEDAVAAAEARLAPRGRILVRPSGTEPLVRVMVEASSQEEARVVAEEVAAVIARHLGVPS; encoded by the coding sequence TTGAGGCGGCTCTTTGGAACCGACGGGATCCGCGGGGTCGCCAACGCCGACCTCACACCCGAACTGGCGTTTCGCGTGGGCCGCGCGGCCGGCGCCGAACTGGGCGGCGCGGCCGCGACCTTCATCCTGGGCCGCGACACCCGCCTCTCCGGTCCAATGCTGGAAGCCGCGCTCGCGGCCGGGCTCTGCTCCGTGGGCGTTCACGTCTGGCTGGGCGGCATCCTGACCACGCCGGCGGTGGCTTACCTGGCACGCGATCTGGGCGCCGCGTGTGGCGTGGTCATCTCAGCGTCGCACAACCCGGTAGAGGACAACGGCATCAAGCTCTTCGGCGGTGACGGCTTCAAGCTGCCGGACGCGCTCGAGGCCGCCATCGAAGGCCTGCTCGACCGCGACGACCTGCCACGTCCCACCGGCACCGCCATGGGGACGATCGAGACTATCCCGGACGGCGTGGACCGCTACCTGCGTCACCTGGCCGGCCTCTCCGCCGGCGGGCTGGATGGGATGAAGATCGTGGTGGACTGCGCCTTCGGGGCCGCCGTGCGCGTGGCACCGCGCCTGTGGGAGATGCTCGGCGCCGAAGTTGTGACCCTCCACGGTGAGCCCGACGGATCCCGGATCAACGTCGCGTGTGGCTCCACAGATCTGGGTCCGCTGAGGCAGGCCGTGCTGGCTCATGGCGCCGACGTTGGGTTCGCGCACGACGGTGACGCCGACCGGGTGCTGGCCGTGGACGAACTGGGCGAAGAGGTGGACGGAGACGCGCTTATGGGAATCTGCGCGCTGGACCGACACCGCCTGGGCAACCTGGCCGGAGGGATCGTTGTGGCCACCGTGATGAGCAACCTGGGGCTGGAGCAACGCCTGGCGCAGGAGGGGATCCGGCTGGAGCGGGCCCCGGTGGGCGACCGCTACGTGTTGGAGCGCATGCTGGAGACCGGCGCCACCCTTGGGGGCGAGCAGAGCGGGCACCTGATCTTCCTTGACCAGGCCACGACCGGGGACGGTCTGGTGACCGCGATCGCGCTGACCAACGTGATGTCCGCGACCGGGCGCCGTCTCTCCGAGCTGCGGGCGGGGATTCCGCGGCTTCCCCAGGTTCTGGTGAATGTGCGCGTGCGCGCGCGCAACGGCCCGATTGACGCGCCTGAGGTGGAGGATGCCGTGGCCGCGGCCGAGGCCCGGCTTGCTCCGCGCGGACGCATCCTGGTGAGGCCGTCGGGCACGGAGCCCCTGGTCCGCGTCATGGTCGAGGCCTCCAGCCAAGAGGAGGCACGCGTGGTTGCGGAGGAAGTTGCCGCGGTGATCGCCAGGCACCTGGGCGTGCCGTCGTGA
- a CDS encoding WecB/TagA/CpsF family glycosyltransferase, with translation MTVPSDADVAVLRRELFGTQAHDVGLEAALRWARDRIAARLPGYVVTLNGSLLVQAARDPALRALVNGAALVTADGIGVILAARILGVPLSGRLAGIDLALALCASAAAAEHRVFLLGGAPGVAEAAAAALRRQHPALQIVGTHHGFFESQEEEAVRSQIRQARPDLLLVALGAPRQERWMQLHSADLSVPVSIGVGGSFDVLAGLVPRAPRWMQRIGLEWFYRVLREPRRWSVVRTIPPLFLMAIRERWRRARDPRG, from the coding sequence GTGACGGTTCCGTCTGACGCGGACGTCGCCGTCTTGCGGCGAGAGCTGTTCGGGACCCAGGCGCACGACGTGGGGCTGGAGGCGGCGCTGCGGTGGGCGCGCGATCGTATCGCCGCGCGCCTTCCCGGATACGTGGTTACGCTCAACGGCTCGCTGCTGGTGCAGGCGGCCCGCGATCCGGCGCTCCGTGCGCTGGTAAACGGCGCCGCGCTTGTTACCGCGGATGGGATCGGCGTGATTCTGGCGGCACGGATTCTGGGAGTGCCGCTTTCCGGGCGCCTGGCAGGGATTGACTTGGCGCTTGCCCTCTGCGCGAGCGCCGCGGCCGCCGAGCACCGTGTCTTCCTGTTGGGGGGCGCGCCAGGCGTGGCTGAGGCCGCTGCCGCGGCGCTGCGACGGCAGCATCCGGCGCTGCAGATCGTCGGGACCCACCACGGGTTCTTCGAGTCCCAGGAGGAAGAGGCGGTGCGCTCGCAGATCCGGCAGGCCCGTCCGGATCTCCTGCTGGTGGCGCTGGGCGCGCCGCGGCAGGAGCGCTGGATGCAGCTCCACAGCGCGGATTTGAGCGTTCCGGTTTCGATCGGGGTGGGGGGCTCCTTCGATGTGCTGGCCGGGCTGGTGCCGCGCGCGCCCCGGTGGATGCAGCGGATCGGTCTGGAGTGGTTCTACCGGGTTCTGCGCGAACCGCGCAGGTGGAGCGTCGTGCGCACGATACCTCCGTTGTTCTTGATGGCGATTCGCGAGCGCTGGCGGCGCGCACGGGATCCGCGCGGCTGA